In the Pseudorasbora parva isolate DD20220531a chromosome 23, ASM2467924v1, whole genome shotgun sequence genome, one interval contains:
- the slc46a3 gene encoding lysosomal proton-coupled steroid conjugate and bile acid symporter SLC46A3 — protein MGRVSLIEPAVGMYAFAMFMVYPLLQQYVYRRLWFELSGTVYPAESLSHCSNNHSYVTIHQAVQQETSLFLLRSELCFLIPSLISALLLVSYSDHCGRKVAIVPPLVGDTLFSLSYVLVSRFSFSLNYLLAASFLSGLMGGPTTLIGGCFAYVADLCGEDPEGQKTVRIARLDMILGVLSGLASLCTGFYIEAAGFTWPFLTSAFVHLVNLFYVLVVLKESLVLPNPFLSTSSPSASEAPRLRQSQALTARLQGVYLLFAASKRRRNIVLLLMLAAFAFFRIALQGGMFIFILYELNTPLCWSEVLVGYGSALSTAIYLVSFAGVALLSRCLPDAYIILLGLMSVAAGLIMAAFAKSTLLMFLVRLPLLLSIMPTPVLRSMMSKIVSGSEQGAMFACIAFVEMLSVGVAFTMFSSIYAATLSWFSGFSFLLAASLTLIPAALICVILCLRLDVYEESIILTQENMENHTEIFELPP, from the exons ATGGGTCGTGTGTCCCTGATCGAGCCGGCCGTTGGCATGTATGCGTTTGCCATGTTTATGGTCTACCCTCTGCTGCAGCAGTATGTGTACCGTAGGCTGTGGTTTGAGCTGAGCGGGACAGTCTACCCCGCAGAGAGTCTGTCTCACTGCTCAAACAACCACAGCTATGTCACCATTCACCAG GCAGTGCAGCAGGAGACGTCTCTTTTCCTTCTCCGGAGTGAACTGTGCTTCCTTATTCCCAGCCTCATATCCGCGCTGCTCCTTGTCTCCTACAGTGACCACTGCGGGCGTAAAGTTGCCATCGTCCCTCCTCTGGTGGGCGACACTCTGTTCTCCTTGAGCTACGTTTTGGTCAGTAGATTCTCCTTCAGCCTCAATTACCTGCTAGCTGCCTCCTTCCTATCAGGCCTGATGGGCGGACCCACCACTCTGATCGGTGGATGTTTCGCCTATGTGGCCGATCTCTGCGGAGAAGATCCAGAAGGACAGAAGACTGTCCGAATAGCTCGGCTGGACATGATTTTAGGGGTTTTGTCTGGACTAGCTTCTCTGTGCACTGGATTCTACATTGAAGCAGCTGGCTTCACCTGGCCCTTCCTCACCTCGGCCTTTGTGCATCTGGTAAACCTCTTCTATGTGCTGGTGGTCTTGAAGGAGTCCCTGGTTCTTCCAAATCCCTTTCTGTCTACGTCCAGCCCCTCAGCTTCAGAAGCCCCTCGTCTGCGACAGTCTCAAGCTCTTACCGCCCGTCTGCAGGGCGTCTACCTGCTCTTTGCGGCCTCCAAACGGAGAAGGAACATAGTGCTGTTACTCATGCTTGCCGCTTTTGCCTTTTTCAGG ATAGCTCTGCAGGGTGGCATGTTCATCTTCATCTTGTATGAACTGAACACTCCTCTCTGCTGGAGTGAGGTGTTGGTGGGTTATGGCTCGGCTCTCTCCACTGCCATCTATCTGGTGAGTTTTGCCGGTGTGGCACTGCTGTCCCGGTGTCTGCCTGATGCCTACATCATCCTACTGGGGTTGATGTCTGTGGCAGCTGGCCTCATCATGGCAGCGTTTGCAAAGTCTACCTTGCTCATGTTCCTGG TGCGGCTGCCTTTGCTGCTGTCCATCATGCCGACACCTGTCCTACGATCCATGATGTCAAAAATAGTGTCTGGATCTGAGCAAG GTGCCATGTTTGCGTGCATAGCCTTTGTGGAGATGTTGAGTGTTGGTGTTGCATTTACTATGTTCAGCAGCATCTATGCAGCTACACTGTCCTGGTTTTCTGGGTTTAGTTTCCTGCTGGCTGCAAGCCTTACTCTCATACCAGCCGCTTTGATCTG TGTTATTCTTTGTCTCCGTCTGGATGTCTATGAGGAATCCATTATATTGACGCAGGAAAACATGGAAAACCACACAGAAATCTTTGAACTACCACCATGA